In Coleofasciculus sp. FACHB-T130, the following proteins share a genomic window:
- a CDS encoding Nif3-like dinuclear metal center hexameric protein — translation MLRSTVALTGDAIALNEIAQFLDRFFAVHRFGDDQGGIYQLSSRPIRRIGLALEPWAGLEKWAKSKRIDALFLHRPWKLKVGQLAPDVGVVAYHLAFDERMTLGFNPRLAAALGMSALEVLGEKEGRPIGTIGEIATQSFVSYCDRVREIFGGYDQTLAGSGSDIKRVAVVGAMTDALIREASGRGADLYITGQLRQPAAAAVEETGIYVIAIGHRRSEEWGLRSLAGVLRDRYFNLEVVLPPVR, via the coding sequence TTGCTCAGGAGTACAGTTGCCTTGACTGGAGACGCGATCGCTCTAAATGAGATTGCACAATTTTTAGATCGATTCTTTGCCGTTCATCGCTTTGGTGATGACCAAGGTGGCATTTATCAGCTCTCCTCGCGCCCGATTCGCCGGATAGGATTAGCGCTGGAACCTTGGGCGGGATTAGAAAAATGGGCGAAATCTAAACGAATAGATGCATTATTTTTACATCGTCCCTGGAAGCTGAAGGTGGGGCAACTCGCACCCGATGTTGGCGTAGTAGCGTATCATCTAGCTTTTGACGAACGGATGACGCTGGGTTTTAATCCTCGACTTGCCGCTGCCCTAGGGATGTCTGCATTGGAGGTGTTGGGTGAAAAAGAAGGACGACCGATCGGTACGATTGGGGAAATTGCTACGCAGAGTTTTGTGAGTTACTGCGATCGCGTTCGGGAAATCTTTGGCGGATACGATCAAACCCTTGCCGGTAGTGGAAGCGACATCAAGCGAGTCGCAGTCGTTGGAGCAATGACCGATGCACTAATCCGTGAGGCGTCAGGACGGGGTGCCGATCTATATATTACCGGGCAGTTGCGGCAGCCAGCGGCGGCGGCTGTGGAAGAAACCGGAATCTACGTTATCGCCATTGGTCATCGTCGGAGTGAAGAATGGGGATTGCGATCGCTTGCGGGAGTATTGCGCGATCGCTACTTCAATCTAGAAGTTGTTTTACCGCCTGTAAGATAG
- a CDS encoding ABC transporter ATP-binding protein: MSRQKFNLFKLIGQRLRQSLAVFRYSDRAISLVWTTSHILTIVLAAFTLFAGLLPGAVAYVSKLIVDGVVLASQTGLQSDRWTALGYVGLEAIAVLLLAGSQRGLSVCQSLLRVLLGQRVNVLILEKALTLNLTHFEDSEFYDKMNRARMEASSRPLSLVSRTFSLIQGGLSLVTYGGLLLQFSIWAVVVLVVAALPAFIAETRFSGEAFRLFRWRSPETRQQHYLETLIAREDYAKEVKLYQLGPMLLQRYQDIFSRLYGEDRDLTLRRGFWGYLLGSLSSAAFYVAYAWIVLEAIAGRISLGDMTMYLMVFRQGQSTFSAALTSIGGMYEDNLYLSNLYEFLEQDIPKSWGMATKGILPNDGVRFENVYFTYPGSPQPALNGVSLHLKPGEKLAIVGENGSGKTTLIKLLTRLYAPDSGRILLDGLDLPEWDIEVLHRRIGVIFQNFVRYQFKVGENVGVGDVNYLEDEKHWEIASEKGMAKPFIETMTDGFQTQLGRWFKGGTELSGGQWQKIALSRAFMRTKADILVLDEPTAAMDAEAEVMIFDRFRTVTKNQMVLLISHRFSTVRMADKIVVLEAGKVIEQGSHEELLKAGGRYARLFTLQAAGYQ, from the coding sequence ATGAGTCGTCAGAAATTTAATCTCTTCAAGCTGATTGGGCAACGGTTACGCCAATCTTTAGCAGTTTTCCGATATAGCGATCGCGCGATTAGTTTAGTCTGGACTACCAGCCACATTCTCACAATCGTTCTTGCCGCTTTCACCTTATTCGCCGGTTTGCTACCAGGGGCTGTTGCCTATGTCAGCAAGTTAATCGTCGATGGGGTGGTTTTGGCTTCTCAAACCGGCTTGCAAAGCGATCGCTGGACAGCGTTAGGTTATGTAGGATTGGAAGCGATCGCTGTCCTGTTGCTGGCAGGTAGTCAAAGGGGTCTATCCGTTTGTCAGTCCTTGCTGCGAGTGTTGCTGGGTCAGCGAGTGAATGTCTTAATTTTGGAAAAAGCACTCACCCTCAACCTCACCCATTTTGAGGATTCCGAGTTTTACGACAAGATGAATCGGGCGCGGATGGAAGCATCCAGTCGTCCCTTGTCGCTAGTCAGCCGGACTTTCAGCTTAATTCAGGGTGGTCTGTCGCTTGTCACTTACGGCGGTTTGCTGCTGCAATTCTCCATTTGGGCAGTGGTAGTCCTGGTTGTAGCTGCTTTACCTGCCTTTATCGCCGAAACGCGCTTTTCTGGGGAAGCATTTCGCTTGTTTCGCTGGCGATCGCCGGAAACCCGCCAACAACACTACCTGGAAACACTGATTGCGCGGGAAGATTACGCCAAAGAGGTGAAATTGTATCAGTTGGGGCCGATGTTGCTGCAACGCTATCAAGATATCTTCTCGCGGCTGTACGGCGAAGACCGAGATTTAACCTTACGGCGAGGATTCTGGGGTTACTTGCTGGGGAGTTTGAGTAGCGCCGCCTTCTATGTCGCCTACGCCTGGATTGTCCTAGAAGCGATCGCGGGTCGGATTTCTCTCGGCGACATGACGATGTACTTGATGGTATTTCGGCAAGGACAGTCTACCTTCTCCGCCGCCCTGACTTCCATTGGGGGAATGTACGAAGACAACCTGTATCTCTCCAACCTCTACGAGTTTTTAGAACAAGACATCCCCAAATCTTGGGGAATGGCAACCAAGGGTATACTTCCGAATGATGGGGTGCGTTTCGAGAATGTCTACTTCACCTACCCAGGAAGCCCTCAACCCGCTTTAAATGGAGTCTCGTTACACCTGAAACCAGGAGAAAAACTGGCAATTGTCGGAGAGAACGGCTCTGGAAAAACCACGCTGATTAAACTATTAACTCGATTGTACGCCCCCGATTCTGGGCGCATCTTACTCGATGGCTTGGATTTGCCGGAATGGGACATTGAAGTGCTGCACCGACGGATTGGCGTGATTTTCCAGAACTTCGTCCGCTACCAGTTCAAGGTAGGAGAGAATGTGGGCGTTGGGGATGTCAACTACTTAGAAGACGAAAAACACTGGGAAATTGCCTCAGAAAAAGGCATGGCGAAACCTTTTATCGAAACGATGACAGACGGGTTTCAGACTCAGTTAGGACGATGGTTTAAAGGAGGAACGGAACTGTCTGGCGGTCAGTGGCAAAAAATCGCCCTTTCTCGCGCTTTTATGCGAACGAAAGCAGATATCTTGGTATTGGATGAACCAACGGCGGCGATGGACGCAGAAGCGGAAGTGATGATTTTCGATCGCTTTCGGACGGTGACAAAAAATCAGATGGTTCTCCTCATTTCCCACCGCTTCTCAACGGTGCGAATGGCTGACAAGATTGTAGTTTTGGAAGCCGGAAAGGTGATAGAACAAGGAAGTCACGAGGAGTTATTGAAAGCTGGAGGACGCTACGCGCGGTTGTTCACGTTGCAAGCAGCGGGATACCAGTAG
- a CDS encoding DUF3466 family protein has product MNFTHKAIAILGIITALGGLIFAVRVTLESSGKAQQSQTQIPVNQRYKIANLDTLNSRASVAKKINNNGQVVGFFNPNDSTQTAFIYRDGKMTEINSINSRYNAATSINDNGEIVGVMTFANDNYHAFFYKNGKTIDLGTFGGKSSDARSINRKGQIVGFAETRNDRAHAFLYSNGKKIDLGTFGGANSYANDINENGQVVGSAENRDRIPKAFLYSGGKMMNLGTLGGQSSTANSINNQGQVVGVADTANYRPQAFLYNNGKMLDLGTLGGQSSIAHSINNQGQVVGETENASRIPRAFLYSGDRMIDLNHVIPANSGWDLTSATDISDRGVIVGIGTYNGKTQAFQLTPFAR; this is encoded by the coding sequence ATGAATTTCACTCATAAAGCGATCGCTATTCTAGGTATTATTACAGCACTCGGTGGATTAATTTTTGCTGTCCGCGTTACCCTTGAGTCATCAGGCAAGGCACAGCAATCGCAGACACAAATTCCTGTAAATCAACGCTATAAAATCGCCAATCTTGATACCCTCAATAGCCGTGCCAGCGTTGCTAAAAAAATTAATAATAACGGTCAAGTCGTTGGTTTTTTTAACCCTAACGACAGTACCCAAACGGCCTTCATCTATCGTGATGGCAAAATGACCGAAATTAACAGTATTAACAGCCGCTACAATGCCGCTACAAGTATCAATGACAACGGGGAAATAGTCGGTGTGATGACCTTTGCCAACGATAATTATCACGCCTTCTTTTATAAAAATGGCAAGACAATTGACCTTGGCACTTTTGGCGGTAAAAGCAGCGATGCCAGAAGTATCAATCGTAAAGGTCAAATAGTCGGATTTGCCGAGACTCGCAATGATAGGGCGCACGCCTTCCTGTACAGTAACGGCAAGAAGATTGACCTCGGCACCTTCGGAGGTGCGAATAGCTACGCTAACGATATCAATGAAAACGGACAAGTAGTTGGTTCCGCAGAGAATCGCGATCGCATTCCCAAAGCTTTCCTCTACAGCGGCGGCAAGATGATGAACCTCGGCACTTTAGGCGGCCAAAGCAGCACCGCTAACAGTATCAACAACCAAGGTCAGGTGGTTGGTGTGGCAGACACCGCGAATTATCGTCCTCAAGCCTTTCTCTACAACAATGGCAAGATGCTTGACCTCGGAACTTTAGGGGGACAAAGCAGCATTGCTCACAGTATCAACAATCAGGGGCAAGTGGTCGGTGAAACAGAGAATGCCAGCCGCATCCCCCGCGCCTTTCTTTACAGTGGCGATCGCATGATTGACCTAAATCACGTCATTCCAGCTAATTCGGGTTGGGATTTAACCAGTGCCACCGACATTAGCGATCGCGGAGTCATTGTTGGCATCGGTACTTATAACGGCAAAACCCAAGCTTTCCAGTTAACACCCTTTGCGCGCTAA
- a CDS encoding FAD-dependent oxidoreductase, giving the protein MNAIPTPPQTKIPATTHDIVDVQQTHCCIVGGGPAGAVLALLLARQGIPVMLLEVHKDFDRDFRGDTIHPSVMEIMDELGLADRLLQMRHTKVPSLTLKTTEGPIRFVDLSHLKTKYPYITMLPQVDFLQFITEEAKRYPNFQMVMGANVQELIEENGVIQGVRYRGHGGWHEVRCQVAIGADGRFSRIRQLAGMEPIKTSPPMDVLWFRLPRKADDPEETMGRVAGGRLLVLLNRFDYWQVGYVIPKGSYQQLREAGLETLRQSVSETSPLFADRMQELHDWSQVALLTVESSRVKRWYRPGLLLIGDAAHVMSPVGGVGINYAIQDAVVAANVLSEPLKKGQLQESDLAKVQRQRELPTRIIQAFQSLVQQRVIAKAIDSTQTFKPPFLFRLPILRDIPARVIAFGVWPVRIKKNLEAT; this is encoded by the coding sequence ATGAACGCAATTCCAACTCCTCCGCAGACTAAGATACCCGCCACGACCCACGACATTGTCGATGTACAGCAAACACACTGCTGCATTGTCGGTGGAGGGCCTGCGGGGGCTGTTCTAGCGCTTCTTCTAGCCCGTCAAGGCATTCCGGTAATGTTACTGGAGGTACACAAGGATTTTGACCGCGATTTTCGGGGAGACACCATTCATCCATCGGTGATGGAAATCATGGATGAACTCGGTTTGGCGGATCGCTTGTTGCAGATGCGTCACACAAAGGTTCCCAGTCTTACTCTGAAGACGACCGAGGGGCCGATTCGATTTGTTGACCTCAGCCACTTGAAGACGAAGTACCCCTATATCACCATGCTTCCCCAGGTAGATTTCCTGCAATTCATTACTGAAGAAGCGAAACGCTATCCAAATTTTCAGATGGTGATGGGAGCAAACGTACAGGAGTTGATTGAAGAAAATGGGGTCATCCAGGGTGTACGCTACCGGGGACACGGCGGCTGGCATGAAGTCCGATGTCAAGTGGCCATTGGCGCAGACGGACGCTTCTCTCGCATCCGCCAATTAGCCGGGATGGAACCGATCAAGACTTCGCCACCAATGGATGTGCTTTGGTTCCGCTTACCTCGCAAAGCGGACGATCCCGAAGAAACAATGGGGCGCGTTGCTGGCGGTCGCCTTTTAGTTCTGCTGAACCGCTTTGATTATTGGCAGGTTGGCTATGTAATTCCCAAAGGTAGCTATCAACAGTTGCGGGAAGCGGGTTTAGAAACTTTGCGTCAGTCTGTATCTGAGACATCACCCTTGTTTGCAGACCGGATGCAAGAATTACATGATTGGAGCCAAGTGGCGCTGCTTACCGTCGAGTCTAGCCGCGTCAAGCGTTGGTATCGCCCTGGTTTGCTGCTGATTGGCGATGCGGCTCACGTCATGTCGCCAGTTGGTGGAGTTGGCATTAACTACGCGATTCAGGATGCAGTGGTCGCTGCAAATGTGCTGAGTGAGCCGCTGAAAAAAGGACAATTGCAAGAAAGCGACTTGGCGAAAGTACAGCGCCAGCGGGAGTTACCGACGCGGATTATTCAAGCCTTTCAGTCTTTGGTTCAGCAGCGAGTTATTGCGAAGGCGATTGACTCGACCCAGACATTTAAGCCGCCATTCTTGTTTCGTTTACCGATTTTGCGCGATATCCCGGCGCGTGTGATTGCTTTTGGCGTCTGGCCTGTTCGCATCAAGAAAAACTTAGAAGCAACTTAG
- the nuoB gene encoding NADH-quinone oxidoreductase subunit NuoB, producing MNPTATIIEPDNQKTQILNPIERPEITHSLSENVVLTTVDDFYNWARLSSLWPMMFGTACCFIEMMGMFAARFDFDRFGLKPWASPRQADLMITAGTITMKMAPTLVRLYEQMPEPKYVIAMGACTITGGMFSADSPTAVRGVDKLIPVDVYLPGCPPRPEAVIDAIIKLRKKIANDSMQERDIIAQTHRYYSIRHQMKVVSPAVTGEYLESPSRVNAPKELVATMGMQASVLSQPILETEAIASS from the coding sequence ATGAATCCGACAGCAACCATTATTGAACCTGACAATCAAAAAACTCAGATTCTCAACCCCATTGAACGACCTGAGATTACCCATAGTCTTTCGGAAAATGTCGTTTTGACAACCGTAGACGATTTTTACAACTGGGCACGCCTCTCCAGCTTGTGGCCTATGATGTTTGGGACTGCCTGCTGTTTTATTGAAATGATGGGGATGTTTGCAGCCCGTTTTGATTTTGACAGATTTGGCTTGAAACCTTGGGCAAGTCCTCGTCAAGCTGACTTGATGATTACCGCAGGCACCATCACTATGAAAATGGCTCCAACATTGGTGCGCCTCTACGAACAAATGCCAGAACCCAAGTACGTCATTGCAATGGGTGCTTGCACGATTACCGGCGGTATGTTTAGCGCAGACTCACCAACAGCGGTGCGGGGAGTCGATAAGTTGATTCCGGTCGATGTTTATCTGCCGGGGTGTCCTCCCAGACCAGAAGCCGTGATTGATGCAATTATTAAACTGCGTAAGAAAATTGCCAATGACTCGATGCAGGAGCGAGATATCATTGCTCAGACTCATCGATACTACAGCATTCGCCACCAGATGAAGGTAGTTTCGCCAGCCGTTACGGGTGAATATTTAGAATCGCCCAGTCGGGTGAATGCACCCAAAGAATTAGTTGCAACGATGGGAATGCAAGCCTCTGTTCTTTCCCAGCCGATTTTAGAAACAGAAGCGATCGCCTCTAGTTGA
- a CDS encoding CHASE2 domain-containing protein, with translation MLKKSIWARLKQRLQQERRVPIASSAVASCIIILRMAGLFQSWELAALDQLFRLRPSEPIDERVVIVEINEKDLKHVGQWPIPDAVMATLVQKLNAFEPRAIGLDIYRDLPVPPGHAEFIKAGQTIPNLIGIELLKTEKSLGVPPSPVLNRLQQVGFNNVVVDADGKVRRSFLYAHVDNKLHTSFALQLALIYLKEKGITPSPSRVNPDYLQLGRGVFPVFKSNDGAYVTADSKGYQILANFKQPNSFQIVSMVDVLANRVQPSLLRDRIVLIGSTAPSLQDFFYTPYSSRLNQGAQRISGVELQANFTSAFLSAALDGRSLINVWPDLVEALWILVWSWIGAYISWRLRLLRKSGLSILAAGAGLLGISYLAFLFGWWIPLIPPLLGLVGSAIAIVSHLAYLEEELKRSKEFLQKVINTIPDPIFVKDKEHRWIILNQAYCKFIGYPLETLLKKSAYEFFPKHEAEVFWQNNEQVLQGGEEQENEEEFTDIFGTTHLIATKRSLHKDAAGNIFLVGVIRDITERKRIEEELKRTAEELIRSNAELKLSEDQMRHLAYHDPLTGLPNRKQFYERMVQALEWGSSNNQLFALLFLDLDGFKQVNDTLGHDMGDLLLRMVAQRLTGCLRGSDTVSRLGGDEFTVILPAISRVQDAARVAEKTLSTLSQPFILNGQTIFVTVSIGISIYPFNGNTVDTLIKNADSAMYRAKEQGRNRFQFF, from the coding sequence ATGCTAAAAAAAAGTATATGGGCAAGATTGAAGCAACGGCTTCAACAAGAGCGCCGAGTGCCGATCGCTTCCTCGGCTGTTGCAAGCTGCATCATTATCCTGCGGATGGCTGGACTGTTTCAATCCTGGGAGTTGGCAGCCTTAGACCAGCTGTTTCGTTTGCGTCCTTCAGAACCAATAGACGAGCGCGTGGTAATTGTCGAAATTAACGAAAAAGACTTAAAGCACGTAGGACAATGGCCCATTCCTGACGCAGTCATGGCAACTTTAGTACAAAAATTAAATGCCTTTGAGCCACGAGCGATTGGTCTGGATATTTATCGCGATCTCCCAGTACCACCCGGTCATGCAGAATTCATCAAAGCTGGTCAAACTATCCCTAACTTGATCGGAATTGAACTATTGAAGACTGAAAAAAGCTTGGGTGTTCCACCATCCCCAGTACTAAACCGTCTCCAGCAAGTTGGTTTTAATAATGTGGTCGTTGATGCTGATGGTAAGGTGCGCCGTAGCTTTTTATATGCACACGTAGATAACAAACTACATACAAGTTTTGCGCTCCAGTTGGCGTTGATTTATTTGAAGGAAAAGGGAATTACTCCGAGTCCGTCGCGCGTGAACCCTGATTACCTACAGCTAGGGAGGGGTGTCTTCCCAGTTTTTAAATCAAATGATGGGGCTTATGTAACGGCTGATTCCAAGGGTTATCAAATATTAGCTAACTTTAAGCAACCCAATAGCTTTCAGATTGTTTCAATGGTAGATGTTCTGGCAAACCGCGTACAACCCAGCCTTCTGCGCGATCGCATTGTTTTGATTGGTTCAACCGCACCCAGCCTCCAGGATTTTTTCTACACCCCTTACAGTAGCCGTCTCAACCAAGGCGCACAAAGGATTTCAGGTGTCGAACTCCAAGCCAATTTTACCAGTGCGTTCCTGAGCGCTGCTCTGGACGGACGTTCCTTAATCAACGTCTGGCCCGATCTCGTAGAAGCCTTGTGGATTTTGGTTTGGTCGTGGATAGGTGCCTATATCAGTTGGCGATTGCGTCTCCTTAGAAAGTCTGGTCTCAGTATTTTAGCGGCTGGGGCTGGATTGCTCGGTATTTCCTACCTGGCCTTTCTCTTCGGTTGGTGGATACCGCTGATTCCTCCACTCCTGGGGCTTGTAGGGTCTGCGATCGCGATCGTGAGTCATCTGGCTTATTTGGAGGAGGAGTTAAAACGCTCTAAAGAGTTTTTGCAGAAGGTGATTAACACCATCCCCGATCCAATTTTTGTCAAAGACAAAGAACATCGTTGGATTATTTTAAATCAGGCATATTGCAAATTTATTGGTTATCCCCTAGAAACTTTACTTAAAAAGTCTGCTTATGAGTTTTTTCCTAAACATGAGGCTGAAGTTTTTTGGCAGAACAATGAGCAAGTGTTACAAGGTGGTGAGGAGCAAGAAAATGAAGAAGAATTTACGGATATCTTTGGTACAACTCACCTAATCGCTACCAAGCGATCGCTCCACAAAGATGCTGCCGGTAATATTTTTTTAGTTGGTGTCATCCGAGATATCACTGAACGCAAGCGGATAGAAGAAGAGTTGAAACGAACGGCAGAAGAGTTAATCCGTTCTAACGCCGAATTAAAGCTTTCAGAAGACCAGATGCGTCATCTGGCTTATCACGATCCACTGACTGGTCTACCTAACCGTAAACAATTCTACGAACGCATGGTTCAAGCTCTAGAATGGGGTAGTAGTAATAACCAGTTGTTTGCTCTTTTGTTTCTCGATCTGGATGGCTTTAAGCAGGTTAATGACACCCTCGGACATGACATGGGCGACCTGCTGCTACGGATGGTCGCTCAACGACTCACGGGTTGCTTGCGCGGCAGCGATACCGTCTCGCGTTTGGGTGGTGACGAATTTACAGTAATTTTACCTGCAATTAGTAGAGTTCAAGATGCTGCCAGAGTTGCAGAAAAGACTTTATCAACCCTATCTCAGCCTTTCATTCTCAACGGACAAACTATCTTCGTAACTGTCAGTATTGGTATTAGCATCTATCCTTTTAATGGGAACACTGTAGATACCTTAATTAAAAATGCAGACTCTGCTATGTACCGTGCCAAAGAACAGGGTCGCAATCGATTTCAATTCTTCTGA
- a CDS encoding vitamin K epoxide reductase family protein — translation MSRRRSTPWIHRWSRLLIAAIAILGALVTGYLTVVKLTGGSAACPTSGCDQVLSSPYATVFGVPLTLFGLLAYVSMVAFALAPMAANPVEKKDLHSQLENWTWLLLFAGGTAMTVFSGYLMYLLAFEIKAVCLYCLASAFFSLSLLVLTLIGRAWEDWGQLFFTGIVVAMVALVSTLGVYATVKSPVASGGGSASTGSQTFPITTVSSSAEVALAKHLKEAGAKMYGAFWCSHCHDQKQLFGKEAFSQVNYVECADPNAPQKQAEICQKAGIQSYPSWEVNGKLVEPGVKSLEKLADLSGYTGPRNFQNSLPGL, via the coding sequence ATGAGCCGCCGACGTTCTACTCCCTGGATTCATCGCTGGTCGCGTCTGCTGATTGCGGCGATCGCTATTTTAGGTGCCTTAGTGACGGGCTATCTAACCGTAGTCAAGCTAACAGGAGGCTCTGCTGCCTGTCCTACCAGCGGTTGCGATCAAGTCCTCTCCAGCCCCTACGCCACCGTCTTTGGTGTTCCCTTAACTTTGTTTGGCTTGCTGGCTTATGTCAGCATGGTCGCTTTTGCCCTCGCTCCAATGGCAGCCAACCCAGTTGAAAAAAAAGACCTGCATTCTCAACTAGAAAACTGGACATGGTTGCTATTATTTGCCGGTGGCACCGCTATGACGGTTTTCAGCGGCTACTTGATGTATCTACTGGCATTTGAAATCAAAGCCGTTTGTCTCTACTGTCTTGCCTCCGCTTTCTTCTCCCTTAGCTTGTTAGTGCTGACCTTGATCGGTCGCGCTTGGGAGGACTGGGGACAACTCTTTTTTACCGGGATCGTCGTGGCAATGGTAGCCCTAGTTAGCACTCTGGGCGTCTATGCCACTGTGAAATCACCAGTCGCTTCAGGGGGTGGCTCCGCCTCCACCGGATCGCAAACATTTCCCATTACCACCGTCTCTAGCTCCGCAGAAGTTGCTTTAGCGAAACATCTCAAAGAGGCAGGAGCTAAAATGTACGGTGCTTTCTGGTGTTCTCACTGCCACGATCAAAAGCAATTGTTTGGTAAAGAAGCATTCAGCCAAGTCAATTACGTTGAGTGTGCCGATCCCAATGCTCCACAAAAGCAGGCGGAAATCTGCCAAAAAGCGGGAATTCAAAGCTACCCCAGCTGGGAAGTCAACGGTAAATTGGTCGAGCCAGGTGTGAAATCTTTAGAGAAACTGGCTGATTTATCGGGTTATACAGGTCCTCGCAACTTTCAGAACTCCTTGCCAGGGCTTTAA
- the btpA gene encoding photosystem I biogenesis protein BtpA, producing the protein MDLNQIFKTPNPIIGVVHLLPLPTSPRWGGSLKAVIDRAEQEATALSAGGVNGIIVENFFDAPFSKNQVDPAVVSAMTLIIQRLMNLVTLPVGINVLRNDAHSAIAIASCVHAQFIRVNVLTGVMATDQGLIEGEAHQLLRYRRELGSNVKILADVLVKHGRPLGSPNLTTAVQETIERGLADGVILSGWATGSPPSLEDLELATAAANGTPVFIGSGANWENISTLMQAADGVIVSSSLKRHGRIEQPIDPIRVSQFVEATRRSFATKAEPKPVSSVTY; encoded by the coding sequence GTGGACTTAAATCAAATCTTCAAGACACCGAATCCCATCATTGGCGTGGTTCATCTTCTGCCGCTGCCGACATCTCCCCGCTGGGGAGGTAGCCTGAAAGCGGTTATCGATCGAGCTGAGCAGGAAGCGACAGCGCTATCTGCGGGAGGCGTGAACGGCATTATTGTGGAAAATTTCTTTGACGCCCCTTTTAGTAAAAACCAGGTAGATCCAGCGGTCGTTAGTGCAATGACACTGATTATCCAGCGGCTGATGAACTTGGTGACGTTACCTGTAGGCATTAATGTATTACGCAATGATGCCCATAGCGCGATCGCAATTGCATCCTGCGTCCACGCTCAGTTTATCCGCGTCAATGTCCTCACTGGGGTCATGGCAACTGACCAAGGGCTGATTGAGGGAGAGGCGCATCAATTGCTCCGTTACCGTCGGGAATTGGGCAGTAATGTAAAAATTTTGGCAGATGTCTTAGTCAAGCACGGTCGCCCCTTAGGTTCCCCGAATCTGACCACAGCAGTGCAAGAGACGATTGAGCGGGGTTTAGCAGATGGCGTCATTTTAAGTGGCTGGGCGACGGGTAGCCCTCCGAGTCTAGAAGACTTGGAACTAGCAACCGCCGCTGCCAACGGGACGCCCGTATTTATCGGTAGTGGTGCCAACTGGGAAAATATTTCTACGCTGATGCAAGCCGCAGATGGCGTGATTGTTTCCAGCTCTCTCAAGCGCCACGGGCGGATCGAGCAGCCCATTGACCCGATTCGGGTCAGCCAATTTGTAGAAGCAACCCGACGCAGCTTTGCGACCAAAGCGGAACCCAAGCCAGTTTCTTCGGTCACTTATTAG